Within Halorussus sp. MSC15.2, the genomic segment CGTCAGTTGCTCGGCCGTTCTCACACGTCGGATAGTTCCGAACATGTCTCTGCGTTTCTCGTCCACGCGCTTAGTTATCAGGTGGCTAATCCTCGCGGGTCGGCCGAGGACGCCGGGACCCCCCGTGAAACGGTCCGAAACGGTAGACGACAACGCGTGGTTTCTCGGGTCTCGGCGGCCCGAAGCCACTTCTGACGGACGATGGTACACGTTTGCGGATTATGCGAACTCCGTTAGCACTCGCACTGCTCGTACTCGTCTCGGCGACGACGACGTTCGTCGCGTCCCGGCCGGTGCGGACGCCCGCGTGCAATCGGACGCGGCGCGGGCGCAGGACGGCGCGCCGCCGGACCCCGAGTCCGACGTACTCGGATGGGAGAACGGCTACTGGTACAACGAATCGCTTAGCATCGTTCGCGACGACGGGATAAACAAGTCGGAGCGACAGAAAATCGTGGCGCGGGCGATGGCGCGCGTCGAGCGCATCAGGCGACTCGAATTTCGGAAGAAGGTCCCGGTGAGGGTGATTCCGCGAGAACAGTTCCAGAACCGGAGTCAGGACCCGGTAGAGGACCGCAGGCGGACGTTCGACAACGTGAAGTTCGAAGCGCTGTTCATGGTCAACGAGACGACGAACTCGCTGGCCGTCCAAGAACGCAACGCCGGGTCCTCCATCGGCGGATTTTACAGTCCGACCGAGGACTCCATCGTCGTCATCTCGGAGACCAGACCGCCGAAGGTGGACGAACTCACGCTCGCCCACGAACTCGTCCACGCGCTCCAAGACCAGCACTTCGACCTCACGGAGTTCAACCGCTCGACCCGCGAGGAACACAACGAAATCGACGGACTGGTCGAGGGTGACGCGAACTACGTCCAGTACCGCTACACCAGAAACTGCAATCAGAACTGGAGCGGCACGTGCCTCGAACGGACGGGACGGGCCGGTGGCGGGAACGGGACGCTCGCCAACGCCGGTATCTACCTCCTGAAGTACCAACCGTACAGCGACGGGCCGCCCTTCGTCGCCGCGATTCGCAACGCGTCGGGATGGGACGGCGTGAACGCGCTCTACGAGGACCCGCCCAACAGCACCGAGCAAGTGATTCATCCCGAACTGTACGGCGAGGACCTCCCGAGCGAGGTCGAGTTACGGGACGAGAGCAACGAGGACTGGCGCAGAGTCAAATTGGAAGACAGAGGGGTCAACTACGCCGAGTTCGGTGAAGCCGGACTGTTCACGATGCTCCTCTACCCCAGTCTCACGCAGGAGGGGACAGAGACGGTGATTCCCAGGGAGTCGTTCGCCACCCGGAACCCCGGCACGAACCAGAACACCCTCGACGCGTACAACTACAGCCATCCGGCCACGGCCGGGTGGGACGGCGACAAACTCTACGCGTACGTCAACGAGAACGTCCCCGAGAACGAGACTGGCTACGTCTGGAAGACCGTCTGGGACTCCGAGAAGGACGCCCGCCAGTTCGCCGAGGCCTACCGGAAACTGCTGAACATCCACGGCGCACAGCAGGTCGAGGGGCGACCGAACGCGTGGGTCATCCCCGACGACCGCGAGTTCGCCGACGCCTTC encodes:
- a CDS encoding Hvo_1808 family surface protein, producing MQSDAARAQDGAPPDPESDVLGWENGYWYNESLSIVRDDGINKSERQKIVARAMARVERIRRLEFRKKVPVRVIPREQFQNRSQDPVEDRRRTFDNVKFEALFMVNETTNSLAVQERNAGSSIGGFYSPTEDSIVVISETRPPKVDELTLAHELVHALQDQHFDLTEFNRSTREEHNEIDGLVEGDANYVQYRYTRNCNQNWSGTCLERTGRAGGGNGTLANAGIYLLKYQPYSDGPPFVAAIRNASGWDGVNALYEDPPNSTEQVIHPELYGEDLPSEVELRDESNEDWRRVKLEDRGVNYAEFGEAGLFTMLLYPSLTQEGTETVIPRESFATRNPGTNQNTLDAYNYSHPATAGWDGDKLYAYVNENVPENETGYVWKTVWDSEKDARQFAEAYRKLLNIHGAQQVEGRPNAWVIPDDREFADAFHVERRGDTVVVVNAPTVDQLSGVYADVTPEAESNASSRSRVARAQDPIRSA